The DNA segment TTTTAGCCCTTAAGCAAGCCCAAAAAGCCTTGCAAAATTGGCGCTTACAAGACTGCACCTTGTTTGTAACCTTAGAACCTTGCCTAATGTGTGCTGGGGCTATTTTAGGAACTAGACTCTCAAAACTGGTTTATGGGGCAAAAGACCCAAAAACAGGAGCCGTTCATTCTCTTTTTAATACACTTCAAGACCATAGGCTAAATCATCAAGTTCACACAAGGCAGGGCTTACTAGAAAAAGAATCTAGCCTATTATTAAAGCATTTTTTTAAACAAAAACGCCAAGGTTAAAACAGCAAAACCAAGCTACTTT comes from the Pseudobdellovibrionaceae bacterium genome and includes:
- a CDS encoding nucleoside deaminase, with the translated sequence MDEALKLAETAAAQKEVPVGAVIVYKNTIIARAHNEKERRGDATAHAEILALKQAQKALQNWRLQDCTLFVTLEPCLMCAGAILGTRLSKLVYGAKDPKTGAVHSLFNTLQDHRLNHQVHTRQGLLEKESSLLLKHFFKQKRQG